The genomic segment AGCGGCCAAGGTGGTTGATCAAGAAACGATAGCCGATATTATCGACATTAACATGGGATGCCCGGTACCGAAAATCACCAAAAGTGACGCCGGAGCCAAATGGCTGTTGAATCCCGAAAAAATTGAAGAGATGGTATCCGCGGTGGTTGAAGCGGTGCAAAAGCCGGTAACCGTCAAAATGAGAATGGGCTGGGATTCCGAGCATATTTATGCCGCAGAGAATGCCAAAGCCGTTGAAAGAGCCGGGGGCAGCGCGGTAACCGTTCATGGGCGAACCCGCGAGCAGCTTTATACCGGAAAAGCGGACTGGCATATTATTAAGGAAGTCAAAAATGCGGTTTCGATTCCCGTCATTGGAAACGGGGATGTCGTAACGCCGGAAGACGCCAAGCGGATGCTGGATGAAACGGGCTGCGACGGGGTGATGATCGGCCGCGGCGCGTTGGGCAATCCGTGGATGTTGTATCGAACCGTCGAGTATTTGACGACAGGGACATTGCTCCCCGAACCGGATCCGGCCGAAAAAATCCGGATTGCCATTCTCCATATGGACCGTCTTGTCGCTTTGAAGGGCGAGCATGTGGCCGTAAAGGAAATGCGCAGGCATCTGGCTTGGTATTTGAAAGGCCTGCCCGGTGCGGCAAAGGTAAAGGACATCATCATGGAGGAAACATCCAGAGACGCCATGGAGAGAATCCTTACCGATTATTTGGATTCTTTGGAGCAGAGAAGCTTGGCGTTTGGTTGGACTGATGGTTAATTGACATTTATCCAGCCATGAAATATAATCAGGCAATAAGATAAGCATAGTAATAATAGCAGTTTTATCCATATGCTGGAAGCTGTTGTGCGGTGTTGTCCGCATCAATACAGACATATATATTGTTAGGAAAGAACCCGCTTCTGGTTGATCCCCGATAGGTCGTACAGATTGGGTTCAAATCATTCTTTAAACAGCGCTGAAGCTGTGTGTGGAATGAAAACTTTAGCGACGGGAGTAGTTGGGTATGTCTGAAAAAGAAGTGATTCTTACACAAGACGGTTTGAAAAAGTTGGAGGAAGAGCTCGAGCATCTGAAATCGGTCAAACGAAGAGAAGTCGCGGAAAGAATCAAGATTGCCATCGGATATGGAGATATCAGCGAAAACTCCGAATATGAAGACGCCAAGAATGAACAGGCATTTATTGAAGGCAGAATCATCACGCTGGAAAAAATGCTGCGCAACGCCCGAATCATCAACAATGATGAAATCGAAACGGATTCCGTCAGCATCGGCTCGACGGTCTTGATCAAAGATCTGGAATTCGGAGATGAATTGGAGTATACTATTGTGGGTACCGCGGAATCGGATCCGTCCCAGAATAAGATTTCCAATGAAAGCCCGGTAGGGAAGGCAATTCTTGGTAAGAAGAAAGGTTCGGTAGTTGACGTTAATGTACCGGTGGGTATTATTCAATATAAGATTATAGATATCAAGAAGTAATGAATTTCCGCTTGCAGGATGAATAATAGCCAGCTTTCAGGGCTGCTTTGTCCCTGAGACCGAATTGTTGAACCCAATCCAGCCAGCCTTGACATAGTAATCGCAGCATCGCATCACAGTGCCTTGATGACGCGGTTTTGCTTTTCGGAAAAGCCTCGAAAGAGGTTTTTTTACCGCATAGGAATGTACAAATTTCCGGGTCTCCGGAAAGGCAAATTCTTATTGGCATGAAGAACTACCTTTAAACGCGGTCCGGCTGCTTAGAGTGACTTCGATAGAAGTTTTTCTTATCTTAACGGCGGGAGATGAATTTTTTGAATCAGGTTACAGAAATAAACGATTTGCTGGCGGTTCGCCGGAATAAATTGGATGAACTGCGCCGGATGGGAATCGATCCATTCGGCAAAAAATATGAACGTACGCATACGGCGAAAGAAATCATGGATGCGTATGACGGCAAAACCAAAGAAGAGCTTGACGAATTGAAGGTGCCCGTTCGCATTGCCGGCCGCATCATGCAGAAAAGAGAAATGGGCAAAGCGGGTTTTGCGCATATTCAAGACATCAGCGGAAAAATTCAAGTATACATTCGCCAGGATACC from the Ferviditalea candida genome contains:
- the dusB gene encoding tRNA dihydrouridine synthase DusB translates to MLKIGDVELKNQVVLAPMAGVCNPAFRLIAKEFGTGLVCAEMVSDKAILHGNHRTKEMLYVDEREKPLSLQIFGGDKETLVEAAKVVDQETIADIIDINMGCPVPKITKSDAGAKWLLNPEKIEEMVSAVVEAVQKPVTVKMRMGWDSEHIYAAENAKAVERAGGSAVTVHGRTREQLYTGKADWHIIKEVKNAVSIPVIGNGDVVTPEDAKRMLDETGCDGVMIGRGALGNPWMLYRTVEYLTTGTLLPEPDPAEKIRIAILHMDRLVALKGEHVAVKEMRRHLAWYLKGLPGAAKVKDIIMEETSRDAMERILTDYLDSLEQRSLAFGWTDG
- the greA gene encoding transcription elongation factor GreA — translated: MSEKEVILTQDGLKKLEEELEHLKSVKRREVAERIKIAIGYGDISENSEYEDAKNEQAFIEGRIITLEKMLRNARIINNDEIETDSVSIGSTVLIKDLEFGDELEYTIVGTAESDPSQNKISNESPVGKAILGKKKGSVVDVNVPVGIIQYKIIDIKK